In Sphingobacterium zeae, one genomic interval encodes:
- a CDS encoding TerC family protein — protein sequence MSHELMFFGGFLIFIALMLAIDLGLFSKGDKPVSLKMASIMSAIWVLFSLGFYWLLRHYGFELHNIHDLNHLQEVIAKHHHDIKIIPGDLAASLDVYNKNLGLEYLTGYVVEYALSVDNIFVMVLLFTSFGIPERYYHKVLVWGILGAIIMRFLFIFLGATLIAKFGWILYVFGAFLVFTGVKMFINRNQEEEVDPQNHPVVKFASRYFKVTPKLDGGHFFHVENGVKYMTPLFLVLLVIEFTDLIFAVDSIPAIFSVTKDPYVVFFSNIFAILGLRSMFFLLVNIIHKFQYLKVGLAFLLVFIGLKMLLHHWLAEVGFTTTHSLIVIIGILALSIIASLLFPKKSSITD from the coding sequence ATGAGTCACGAATTAATGTTTTTTGGTGGGTTCCTCATCTTTATTGCACTGATGCTTGCAATAGATCTTGGGTTATTTTCTAAAGGCGACAAACCTGTCAGCCTGAAGATGGCGAGTATTATGAGTGCCATTTGGGTCTTATTCTCTTTAGGCTTCTATTGGCTGCTACGTCACTATGGATTTGAACTGCACAATATCCATGATTTGAATCACCTCCAAGAGGTCATCGCCAAGCACCACCACGATATTAAAATTATTCCCGGCGATCTAGCGGCCAGTCTCGATGTCTATAATAAGAATCTTGGCCTGGAATATCTTACCGGTTATGTTGTGGAATACGCCTTGTCAGTAGATAATATCTTTGTGATGGTCTTACTGTTTACCTCTTTCGGTATTCCAGAGCGTTATTATCATAAAGTTTTGGTTTGGGGTATTTTGGGCGCAATCATTATGCGTTTCCTATTTATATTCCTTGGTGCCACCCTTATTGCTAAGTTTGGCTGGATTCTTTATGTTTTTGGCGCTTTCCTAGTCTTTACAGGTGTCAAAATGTTTATTAACCGCAACCAGGAAGAGGAAGTCGATCCACAGAATCACCCAGTCGTTAAATTCGCTTCCCGCTACTTTAAAGTAACTCCGAAATTAGATGGTGGGCACTTTTTCCATGTCGAGAACGGTGTAAAATACATGACTCCGCTCTTTCTTGTATTGCTGGTGATTGAATTTACCGATCTTATTTTCGCAGTGGATTCTATTCCTGCGATTTTCTCCGTTACCAAAGACCCCTACGTCGTATTTTTTTCGAACATTTTTGCGATTCTAGGCTTACGGTCAATGTTTTTCCTATTGGTCAATATCATACACAAGTTCCAATACCTCAAAGTAGGTTTAGCCTTTTTACTGGTCTTCATTGGACTAAAGATGCTGCTACACCATTGGTTGGCTGAAGTTGGCTTTACGACAACACATTCACTGATTGTGATTATCGGTATCCTCGCTTTAAGCATTATTGCTTCGCTGCTTTTTCCAAAAAAGTCCTCCATCACGGATTAG
- a CDS encoding aminopeptidase C, producing MNWNKTIVLAASLFAASFQVQAQDNLINALKANQNDNSKSGFTFTEVINLGNTSIKNQGSSGTCWSYSGNSFLESEMIRMGKKPVEISQIYTARNTYLDKARTYVRLHGGLSLGEGGQFHDVLNSFRKYGTMPQSAYTGLHYGTTRNNFGEMTSMLDAMLGAVVKGKTLTPNWEKAYTAAMDSYLGEVPEKFDYNGKSYTPRTFADQVIGINPDDYVGIASVTDHPYYSQFVLLIPDNWSFDRFYNVKMNDLTDIIDNALQKGYTVAWATDVSEKGFSWKNGVAYVPEKPFEEMTEQEKSTMFVGPKPELKVTAEERQKAFDNWQTTDDHGMHIVGLVKDQNGKEYYIVKNSWGTTNDYHGYLYATKEFVRYKTTSLMLHKDGLTKDLKAKINIK from the coding sequence ATGAATTGGAATAAAACGATTGTACTAGCCGCTTCACTTTTTGCAGCGTCTTTCCAAGTACAAGCACAAGACAATTTGATCAATGCGCTAAAAGCAAATCAAAATGACAATAGCAAATCTGGATTTACCTTTACTGAAGTCATTAATCTAGGCAATACATCCATCAAAAATCAAGGTTCATCAGGTACTTGTTGGTCTTATTCAGGTAATTCTTTTCTAGAGTCTGAGATGATTCGTATGGGTAAAAAACCAGTTGAAATATCCCAGATTTACACTGCGCGGAACACATACTTAGACAAAGCACGTACCTATGTACGCCTTCATGGTGGATTGTCTTTGGGCGAGGGCGGTCAATTTCATGATGTTTTGAACTCCTTTCGTAAATACGGGACAATGCCACAATCTGCGTATACAGGTCTCCACTACGGCACTACCCGTAACAACTTTGGCGAAATGACTTCTATGTTGGACGCTATGTTGGGGGCAGTAGTGAAGGGCAAAACATTGACACCAAACTGGGAGAAAGCCTATACCGCTGCCATGGATTCTTACCTTGGAGAGGTTCCTGAGAAATTTGACTATAACGGTAAATCCTACACACCACGTACCTTTGCAGATCAGGTAATCGGTATCAATCCAGACGACTATGTCGGTATTGCTTCCGTAACCGATCATCCGTATTACAGCCAGTTCGTATTGCTGATTCCAGACAACTGGTCATTCGACCGTTTTTACAACGTTAAAATGAACGATTTAACGGATATCATTGACAACGCTTTACAAAAGGGTTATACCGTGGCTTGGGCAACTGACGTGTCTGAAAAAGGTTTCTCCTGGAAAAACGGGGTTGCTTATGTACCTGAAAAACCTTTCGAGGAAATGACAGAGCAAGAGAAATCAACCATGTTCGTGGGTCCTAAACCGGAATTAAAAGTTACAGCCGAAGAAAGACAAAAAGCTTTTGACAACTGGCAAACAACTGATGACCATGGTATGCACATTGTCGGTCTTGTGAAAGATCAAAACGGAAAAGAATATTACATCGTTAAAAATTCTTGGGGCACAACAAATGACTACCACGGTTACTTATATGCCACAAAAGAATTTGTACGTTATAAAACAACTTCTTTGATGTTACACAAAGACGGCCTAACAAAAGATTTAAAGGCTAAGATAAATATCAAATAG
- a CDS encoding thioredoxin family protein, translating to MRSIIALCLTILFGNLAHAQTKGVKFINGLSWKQVKERAEAENKFILMELFATWCGPCQYMSNEIFPLEQVGQPINQNFMSVRVQMDSTESDNTNVKKWYADARAISNEYNIQSFPTFLIFNPNGQAVHRIVGASDAPEFVGHVMDGLNPETQYYTLLKKFDKRPQDIYTAKQMLKAANIAYDENTARKAENTLANSLGTDELFKKENVHILLAAAKFTNSKAFNLIRNNKEKIDILLESPGIANRTLANVVVNELFQIKIDAKHEPNWDSYQNELTAKYPDIDFVPMFKKIRAHYYLQVKNYVAMKNTINDYLSSEDFTPHQLNTFAWTIFNNSSDPACIESALSWSKKSIIEDPSSAFLDTYSNLLYKKGEKEKAIKWQNKAVEMASEDDRPIYQETLEKMIKGIKTWEN from the coding sequence ATGAGAAGTATAATCGCATTGTGCCTTACGATTTTATTCGGGAATTTGGCTCATGCCCAGACTAAGGGTGTGAAATTTATAAATGGATTGAGTTGGAAACAAGTAAAGGAGCGCGCAGAAGCCGAAAACAAATTTATCTTAATGGAGCTATTTGCGACCTGGTGTGGTCCATGCCAATACATGAGTAATGAAATCTTTCCGCTAGAACAGGTTGGGCAGCCCATCAATCAAAACTTTATGAGTGTTAGGGTACAAATGGATTCCACAGAATCTGATAATACCAACGTCAAAAAATGGTATGCCGATGCGCGTGCTATTTCCAATGAATACAATATTCAATCGTTTCCCACATTTCTTATTTTTAATCCCAATGGACAAGCTGTACACCGCATTGTTGGAGCAAGCGATGCGCCTGAATTTGTCGGCCATGTAATGGATGGGCTAAATCCCGAAACACAGTATTACACCCTGTTAAAAAAATTCGATAAAAGACCGCAGGATATCTACACGGCAAAGCAGATGCTAAAAGCAGCGAATATCGCCTACGATGAAAACACTGCGCGCAAGGCGGAAAATACATTAGCAAATTCATTAGGAACAGATGAGTTGTTCAAAAAGGAGAACGTGCATATTCTATTGGCTGCAGCAAAATTTACCAATTCGAAAGCTTTTAATCTGATCCGGAACAATAAAGAAAAAATTGATATCCTATTGGAGTCACCCGGTATTGCCAACCGTACGCTGGCAAATGTTGTTGTCAACGAATTATTCCAGATTAAAATAGATGCCAAGCACGAACCTAATTGGGATAGTTATCAAAATGAACTGACAGCAAAATATCCGGACATCGATTTCGTTCCGATGTTCAAGAAGATTAGAGCACACTATTACCTTCAGGTGAAAAATTATGTGGCGATGAAAAATACCATTAATGATTATCTTTCATCAGAAGATTTTACGCCACATCAATTAAACACTTTTGCCTGGACTATCTTTAACAACAGCAGCGATCCGGCCTGTATCGAATCCGCACTAAGCTGGAGCAAAAAATCGATCATTGAAGATCCGAGCAGCGCATTCTTGGACACCTACTCCAATCTACTCTACAAAAAAGGTGAAAAAGAAAAAGCGATAAAGTGGCAAAATAAAGCCGTGGAAATGGCCAGTGAGGACGATCGTCCAATCTATCAAGAGACGCTTGAAAAGATGATCAAAGGAATAAAAACTTGGGAAAACTAA
- a CDS encoding prolyl oligopeptidase family serine peptidase produces the protein MKKKNFGLILMMIGMAGTATTGYGQRLTYPTTTKGTVVDEFWGEKIADPYRWLEDDRSAETKTWVEAENKVTFDYLNAIPFRTKLKDQLTEIWNYEKIGTPFKEGGYTYFFKNNGLQQHAVLYRKLGEKGTEEVFLDPNTFSKDGSTSLADVSFSKDGSLIAYSISEGGSDWRKVIVLNAKDKSPVGDPLVDVKFSGIAWKGNDGFYYSSYDKPKGSELSEKTDQHKLFYHKLNTAQSDDKLIFGGSATPRRYVGASLTDDQRYLIISAANTTTGNELYYQDLKQPNSKIVCLQDHFDANTGVVDNIGDSFLLETNYKAANNRLVKVDLKNPAKENWKDVIPETENVLSISTGGGYLFANYLKDAVSVVIQYDYTGKKIRQIELPGIGTASGFSGKKTEKEIYFGFSNYITPSSSYKFDVNSGSSTLYIKPKVKFDSDQYESKQVFYTSKDGTKVPMIITYKKGIALNGKNPTIVYGYGGFNISLTPGFSTSVAVWLANGGVYAVPNLRGGGEYGQKWHDGGRQFNKLNVFHDFIAAARYLQENGYTSPEYTALNGGSNGGLLVGATMTIDPKIAKVALPEVGVLDMLRYHTFTAGAGWSYDYGTVSDSKEMFDYLKAYSPVHNVKSGVCYPATMVLTGDHDDRVVPAHSYKFASELQAKQACDNPVLIRIETKAGHGAGRSTDVLINSTVDKYAFALWNMGIKALK, from the coding sequence ATGAAAAAGAAAAATTTTGGTCTTATCCTCATGATGATAGGTATGGCAGGTACAGCGACAACTGGTTATGGACAACGGTTAACATATCCCACGACAACGAAAGGAACCGTTGTGGATGAATTTTGGGGAGAAAAGATTGCGGACCCCTATCGCTGGCTGGAAGATGATCGTTCAGCGGAAACAAAAACCTGGGTAGAGGCTGAGAATAAGGTCACATTTGACTATTTGAATGCAATCCCGTTCCGCACAAAACTGAAAGATCAATTAACAGAAATATGGAATTATGAAAAAATAGGAACACCTTTTAAGGAAGGTGGCTATACTTATTTTTTTAAAAATAATGGCTTACAGCAGCATGCGGTGCTTTATCGTAAACTAGGGGAGAAAGGGACAGAGGAAGTTTTCTTGGATCCAAATACCTTTTCGAAAGATGGATCGACTTCATTAGCGGACGTTTCATTTTCTAAAGATGGTAGCCTGATCGCCTATTCTATTTCTGAAGGCGGATCGGACTGGCGGAAAGTCATTGTACTGAATGCCAAAGATAAGTCACCTGTGGGGGATCCCCTCGTAGATGTTAAATTTTCCGGTATCGCTTGGAAAGGAAATGACGGGTTTTATTATTCAAGCTACGATAAGCCAAAGGGGTCTGAGCTTTCTGAAAAAACAGACCAACATAAATTATTTTACCATAAACTCAACACCGCACAGTCTGACGATAAATTGATTTTTGGAGGTTCTGCAACACCAAGGCGTTATGTAGGAGCTTCATTGACAGATGATCAACGGTACCTAATTATCTCCGCAGCAAATACGACGACGGGAAATGAACTGTATTATCAGGATCTTAAGCAGCCGAATAGCAAAATTGTTTGCTTGCAGGACCATTTTGATGCCAATACAGGTGTCGTTGACAATATTGGGGACAGTTTCTTATTGGAGACAAATTATAAGGCTGCCAACAACCGTTTGGTTAAAGTGGATTTGAAGAATCCTGCAAAGGAGAACTGGAAGGATGTTATTCCGGAGACTGAAAATGTCCTTTCGATCAGTACTGGAGGGGGATATCTTTTTGCAAATTATCTGAAGGATGCCGTTTCTGTCGTGATCCAATACGATTATACCGGTAAGAAGATCCGACAAATAGAATTGCCTGGCATTGGTACAGCGAGTGGCTTTTCGGGTAAAAAGACAGAAAAAGAGATCTATTTTGGTTTTTCAAATTACATTACACCGTCTTCGAGCTATAAGTTTGACGTAAATTCTGGAAGCTCTACACTTTATATCAAGCCTAAAGTAAAGTTTGACTCGGATCAGTATGAATCCAAACAGGTGTTCTACACATCGAAAGACGGCACAAAAGTTCCGATGATTATTACCTACAAAAAGGGGATCGCTCTGAACGGTAAAAACCCGACGATTGTGTATGGTTATGGCGGCTTTAATATCAGCTTAACCCCTGGCTTCAGTACTTCCGTTGCGGTGTGGTTAGCAAATGGTGGTGTTTATGCTGTTCCGAATCTCCGTGGAGGCGGCGAATATGGTCAGAAATGGCATGATGGCGGCAGGCAGTTCAACAAATTGAATGTCTTTCATGATTTTATTGCAGCAGCCCGTTACCTGCAGGAGAATGGGTATACATCACCGGAGTATACCGCTTTAAACGGGGGATCCAATGGTGGCTTGCTTGTTGGGGCGACAATGACAATCGATCCCAAAATTGCCAAAGTGGCTCTTCCAGAGGTTGGTGTTTTGGATATGTTGCGTTACCATACTTTCACGGCGGGCGCAGGTTGGTCCTATGATTATGGTACGGTCAGTGATAGCAAAGAAATGTTTGATTATCTGAAAGCGTATTCTCCGGTGCATAATGTGAAATCTGGCGTTTGTTACCCGGCAACAATGGTCTTAACCGGAGATCATGATGATCGTGTGGTGCCGGCGCATTCCTATAAGTTTGCTTCGGAGCTGCAGGCAAAGCAAGCGTGTGATAATCCTGTATTGATCCGTATTGAGACCAAAGCGGGTCATGGTGCTGGAAGGTCTACAGATGTTCTGATCAATAGTACGGTGGATAAGTATGCTTTTGCGCTTTGGAACATGGGAATAAAGGCATTAAAGTAG